In Nothobranchius furzeri strain GRZ-AD chromosome 19, NfurGRZ-RIMD1, whole genome shotgun sequence, the following are encoded in one genomic region:
- the LOC107394552 gene encoding sodium bicarbonate cotransporter 3 isoform X5 produces the protein MEGSTEQMSPLLRRGLDEEAIVDHGKSSFTTHTNYDRDDLESHRAVYVGVHVPLGRENKRRHRHRGHRHHRKKKDRDSEEGKEDGRESPSYDTPSQRVQFILGTEDDDLEHIPHDLFTEMDELSFRDGDAIEWRETARWLKFEEDVEDGGERWSKPYVATLSLHSLFELRSCILNGTVMLDMRANSIEEIADMLIDSMVASGQLKEDLRNKVREAMLKKHHHQNERKLSNRFPLVRSIADIGEGLSSSRLSLHKPGSSSSVSNLSQRRESRVSVLLNHLLPSSSYNSGLSPGPSPFSTPQNTPSLFRRSQSPSRTHCAALGPQDIPEVVVSPPEDDDPPNSAEEDTVSPQLSRRTSSAPQNLELQPLEGPLVSPHSLPNNLDGNKAAERRPSKVGVSRESSSVDFSKVDMNFMRKIPPGAEASNVLVGEVDFLEKPIIAFVRLSPAVLIIGLTEVPVPTRFLFLLLGPHGKGAQYHEIGRSMATLMTDEIFHDVAYKAKDRTDLLSGIDEFLDQVTVLPPGEWDPTIRIEPPKNVPSQLKRKRPQQANGSAAPAGEQEKEDDHHAGPELQRTGRIFGGLILDIKRKAPFYWSDVRDSFSLQCLASILFLYCACMSPVITFGGLLGEATKGNISAIESLFGASLTGVAYSLFAGQPLTILGSTGPVLVFEKILFKFCNDYSLSYLSLRTSIGLWTAFLCAVLVATDASSLVCYITRFTEEAFAALICIIFIYEALEKLFHLGEYFPVNMHNSLDNLTFYTCQCFPPVNASDQLMQRWNQTGYHSSGSIPWSSLNVSMCKWLHGEFVGPACGHHGPYIPDVLFWSIILFFTTFFLSSFLKQFKTDRYFPTKVRSTISDFAVFITIMIMVLVDYLMGIPSPKLNVPDRFEPTSKNRGWLMDPLGENPWWTLLVAALPALLCTILIFMDQQITAVIINRKEHKLKKGCGYHLDLLIVSVMLGVCSIMGLPWFVAATVLSISHVNSLKVESGCSAPGEQPKFLGIREQRVTGFMIFVLMGCSVFMTSVLKFIPMPVLYGVFLYMGVSSLKGIQFFDRIKLFGMPAKHQPDLIYLRYVPLWKVHIFTLVQLTCLVLLWVIKASAAAVVFPMMVLALVFIRKLLDLFFTKRELSWLDDLMPESKKKTEDDKKIKALENLEEELEAQEEEELGLKVRFGGSTRLSISGSSDCDPLVVNISDEIVRTEAWKAVNSSAQPCVPSEKRGER, from the exons GGTCTAGATGAGGAGGCGATAGTCGATCATGGAAAGTCCAGCTTCACAACCCACACAAACTATGACAGAGATGACTtggaaa GCCACAGAGCGGTGTACGTCGGTGTCCACGTTCCTCTCGGACGAGAAAACAAACGAAGGCACCGCCACAGAGGACACAGACATCACAGAAAGAAGAAGGACAGAGACTCAGAGGAAGGAAAAGAAGATGGAAGAGAATCACCCAGTTATG ACACACCATCACAGAGGGTACAGTTTATCCTGGGAACAGAGGACGATGACCTCGAGCACATCCCCCATGACCTTTTTACTGAGATGGAtgagctctcctttagagatggtGATGCCATTGAGTGGAGAGAAACTGCCAG ATGGTTAAAATTTGAAGAGGATGTGGAAGATGGCGGTGAGAGGTGGAGTAAACCTTACGTGGCCACATTGTCCCTGCACAGCTTGTTTGAGCTGCGTAGCTGCATACTGAACGGTACAGTCATGCTCGATATGAGGGCCAACAGCATCGAGGAAATTGCAG ATATGCTGATAGACAGCATGGTGGCCTCAGGCCAGCTGAAGGAGGATTTGCGCAACAAAGTGCGGGAAGCAATGCTGAAGAAACACCACCATCAGAACGAGAGAAAGCTCAGCAATCGCTTCCCTCTGGTGCGATCCATTGCTGACATAG GAGAGGGCCTGTCTTCCTCTCGTCTCTCTCTCCACAAGCCAGGGTCGTCGTCTTCTGTGTCCAACCTTTCCCAAAGACGAGAGTCAAGGGTCTCCGTTCTGCTCAACCACCTCCTGCCCTCTTCGTCCTACAACAGTGGGCTGTCTCCTGGCCCCTCCCCTTTCAGCACCCCTCAAAATACCCCTTCATTGTTTCGCCGCTCTCAGAGCCCATCACGAACTCATTGCGCAGCCCTCGGCCCTCAAGACATCCCAGAAGTGGTTGTATCTCCCCCTGAGGATGACGACCCACCAAATTCTGCAGAGGAGGACACGGTATCACCACAGCTCAGCCGGCGAACGTCCTCGGCGCCACAGAACCTTGAGCTGCAGCCCTTAGAAG GACCACTTGTCTCTCCACACTCTCTCCCGAACAATCTGGACGGCAACAAGGCAGCGGAAAGGCGGCCGTCCAAAGTAGGGGTCAGTAGAGAAAGCAGCAGTGTGGACTTCAGCAAG GTGGACATGAATTTCATGAGGAAGATTCCTCCGGGCGCAGAGGCGTCTAACGTGCTTGTGGGAGAAGTGGACTTTTTGGAAAAGCCCATAATTGCGTTTGTACGACTGTCACCAGCGGTCCTTATCATCGGCCTCACTGAGGTGCCTGTTCCCACAAG GTTTCTTTTCCTGCTTTTGGGCCCTCATGGTAAAGGAGCACAGTACCATGAAATTGGCAGATCCATGGCCACACTAATGACAGATGAG ATATTTCATGATGTGGCTTACAAGGCCAAAGACCGGACGGACCTCCTGTCTGGGATAGACGAGTTCCTTGATCAGGTGACTGTTTTGCCCCCTGGTGAATGGGACCCCACGATCCGAATAGAACCCCCCAAAAACGTTCCATCTCAG TTGAAGAGAAAGAGACCACAACAGGCCAACGGCAGTGCAGCGCCAGCTGGAGAGCAGGAAAAAGAGGATGACCACCATGCAGGGCCTGAGCTTCAAAGAACTGGGAG GATTTTTGGTGGTTTGATTCTGGACATTAAGCGGAAAGCACCTTTCTACTGGAGCGACGTTAGGGACTCATTCAGTCTTCAGTGTCTAGCCTCCATCCTGTTCCTGTACTGCGCCTGCATGTCCCCCGTCATCACGTTTGGAGGTCTACTCGGAGAGGCAACGAAGGGCAACATA AGTGCAATAGAGTCTCTTTTCGGAGCTTCGCTGACAGGAGTGGCCTACTCCCTCTTCGCAGGCCAGCCCCTCACTATTCTCGGCAGCACTGGGCCTGTTTTAGTGTTTGAAAAGATCCTCTTCAAGTTTTGCAA TGATTATAGCTTATCTTACCTGTCGCTGCGGACCAGCATTGGTCTCTGGACGGCCTTCCTGTGTGCTGTGCTGGTCGCTACAGATGCTAGCTCACTGGTCTGCTACATCACCCGCTTCACAGAGGAGGCCTTTGCGGCACTCATCTGCATAATCTTTATCTACGAGGCTCTGGAGAAGCTGTTTCACCTCGGAGAATACTTTCCTGTCAATATGCACAACAGCTTAGACAATCTGACCTTCTACAC GTGTCAGTGCTTTCCACCAGTCAACGCGTCAGACCAGCTGATGCAGCGGTGGAACCAGACAGGTTACCACAGCTCCGGCTCCATCCCATGGAGCAGCCTCAACGTTTCG ATGTGTAAATGGCTCCATGGGGAGTTTGTGGGTCCTGCCTGTGGTCACCATGGTCCCTACATCCCAGATGTTCTCTTCTGGTCTATCATCCTCTTCTTCACCACCTTCTTTCTATCCTCATTCCTGAAGCAGTTTAAGACAGATAGATACTTCCCCACTAAG GTGCGTTCCACCATCAGTGATTTTGCTGTTTTCATAACCATCATGATCATGGTGTTGGTGGATTATCTGATGGGGATCCCCTCTCCTAAACTGAATGTTCCGGACCGCTTTGAA CCAACTTCTAAGAACAGAGGCTGGTTGATGGATCCATTAGGGGAGAATCCCTGGTGGACGCTGCTGGTGGCGGCACTTCCTGCTTTGCTCTGCACCATCCTCATCTTCATGGACCAGCAGATCACTGCAGTCATCATCAACCGCAAAGAGCACAAGTTAAAG AAAGGCTGTGGCTATCACCTGGATTTGCTGATTGTATCAGTAATGCTGGGCGTGTGCTCTATTATGGGGTTACCATGGTTTGTGGCGGCCACTGTCCTGTCCATTTCCCACGTAAACAGCCTGAAGGTGGAGTCTGGTTGCTCTGCACCAGGAGAACAGCCCAAGTTTCTGGGCATTCGCGAGCAGCGGGTCACAGGATTCATGatctttgtcctcatgggctgttCTGTTTTCATGACGTCAGTTCTGAAG TTTATTCCTATGCCGGTCCTGTATGGAGTCTTTCTCTACATGGGGGTCTCGTCCCTTAAAGGCATACAA TTCTTTGACAGAATCAAACTGTTTGGCATGCCAGCAAAGCACCAGCCTGATCTGATCTACTTGCGCTACGTGCCGCTGTGGAAGGTCCACATATTCACGCTGGTGCAGCTCACCTGTTTGGTTTTGCTCTGGGTCATCAAGGCTTCTGCAGCAGCTGTGGTCTTTCCCATGATG GTTCTGGCACTTGTTTTTATCCGAAAGCTTCTGGATCTTTTTTTTACTAAGAGAGAGTTGAGCTGGCTCGATGACCTGATGCCAGAAAGCAAAAAGAAAACAGAGGATGACAAAAAAATCAAAGCACTTGAAAATCTG GAAGAAGAGTTAGAGGCGCAGGAGGAAGAGGAGTTGGGACTGAAGGTCCGGTTTGGAGGTTCAACTCGGCTCAGCATCTCAGGAAG TTCTGATTGTGACCCACTGGTTGTAAATATCTCTGATGAAATTGTCCGAACGGAAGCGTGGAAGGCTGTGAACTCGAGTGCACAGCCTTGCGTCCCATCTGAGAAGCGTGGTGAAAGGTAG
- the LOC107394552 gene encoding sodium bicarbonate cotransporter 3 isoform X2, which produces MEGSTEQMSPLLRRGLDEEAIVDHGKSSFTTHTNYDRDDLESHRAVYVGVHVPLGRENKRRHRHRGHRHHRKKKDRDSEEGKEDGRESPSYDTPSQRVQFILGTEDDDLEHIPHDLFTEMDELSFRDGDAIEWRETARWLKFEEDVEDGGERWSKPYVATLSLHSLFELRSCILNGTVMLDMRANSIEEIADMLIDSMVASGQLKEDLRNKVREAMLKKHHHQNERKLSNRFPLVRSIADIGKKHSDPLLLERNGEGLSSSRLSLHKPGSSSSVSNLSQRRESRVSVLLNHLLPSSSYNSGLSPGPSPFSTPQNTPSLFRRSQSPSRTHCAALGPQDIPEVVVSPPEDDDPPNSAEEDTVSPQLSRRTSSAPQNLELQPLEGPLVSPHSLPNNLDGNKAAERRPSKVGVDMNFMRKIPPGAEASNVLVGEVDFLEKPIIAFVRLSPAVLIIGLTEVPVPTRFLFLLLGPHGKGAQYHEIGRSMATLMTDEIFHDVAYKAKDRTDLLSGIDEFLDQVTVLPPGEWDPTIRIEPPKNVPSQLKRKRPQQANGSAAPAGEQEKEDDHHAGPELQRTGRIFGGLILDIKRKAPFYWSDVRDSFSLQCLASILFLYCACMSPVITFGGLLGEATKGNISAIESLFGASLTGVAYSLFAGQPLTILGSTGPVLVFEKILFKFCNDYSLSYLSLRTSIGLWTAFLCAVLVATDASSLVCYITRFTEEAFAALICIIFIYEALEKLFHLGEYFPVNMHNSLDNLTFYTCQCFPPVNASDQLMQRWNQTGYHSSGSIPWSSLNVSMCKWLHGEFVGPACGHHGPYIPDVLFWSIILFFTTFFLSSFLKQFKTDRYFPTKVRSTISDFAVFITIMIMVLVDYLMGIPSPKLNVPDRFEPTSKNRGWLMDPLGENPWWTLLVAALPALLCTILIFMDQQITAVIINRKEHKLKKGCGYHLDLLIVSVMLGVCSIMGLPWFVAATVLSISHVNSLKVESGCSAPGEQPKFLGIREQRVTGFMIFVLMGCSVFMTSVLKFIPMPVLYGVFLYMGVSSLKGIQFFDRIKLFGMPAKHQPDLIYLRYVPLWKVHIFTLVQLTCLVLLWVIKASAAAVVFPMMVLALVFIRKLLDLFFTKRELSWLDDLMPESKKKTEDDKKIKALENLEEELEAQEEEELGLKVRFGGSTRLSISGSSDCDPLVVNISDEIVRTEAWKAVNSSAQPCVPSEKRGER; this is translated from the exons GGTCTAGATGAGGAGGCGATAGTCGATCATGGAAAGTCCAGCTTCACAACCCACACAAACTATGACAGAGATGACTtggaaa GCCACAGAGCGGTGTACGTCGGTGTCCACGTTCCTCTCGGACGAGAAAACAAACGAAGGCACCGCCACAGAGGACACAGACATCACAGAAAGAAGAAGGACAGAGACTCAGAGGAAGGAAAAGAAGATGGAAGAGAATCACCCAGTTATG ACACACCATCACAGAGGGTACAGTTTATCCTGGGAACAGAGGACGATGACCTCGAGCACATCCCCCATGACCTTTTTACTGAGATGGAtgagctctcctttagagatggtGATGCCATTGAGTGGAGAGAAACTGCCAG ATGGTTAAAATTTGAAGAGGATGTGGAAGATGGCGGTGAGAGGTGGAGTAAACCTTACGTGGCCACATTGTCCCTGCACAGCTTGTTTGAGCTGCGTAGCTGCATACTGAACGGTACAGTCATGCTCGATATGAGGGCCAACAGCATCGAGGAAATTGCAG ATATGCTGATAGACAGCATGGTGGCCTCAGGCCAGCTGAAGGAGGATTTGCGCAACAAAGTGCGGGAAGCAATGCTGAAGAAACACCACCATCAGAACGAGAGAAAGCTCAGCAATCGCTTCCCTCTGGTGCGATCCATTGCTGACATAGGCAAGAAACACTCTGACCCACTCTTGCTTGAAAGAAACG GAGAGGGCCTGTCTTCCTCTCGTCTCTCTCTCCACAAGCCAGGGTCGTCGTCTTCTGTGTCCAACCTTTCCCAAAGACGAGAGTCAAGGGTCTCCGTTCTGCTCAACCACCTCCTGCCCTCTTCGTCCTACAACAGTGGGCTGTCTCCTGGCCCCTCCCCTTTCAGCACCCCTCAAAATACCCCTTCATTGTTTCGCCGCTCTCAGAGCCCATCACGAACTCATTGCGCAGCCCTCGGCCCTCAAGACATCCCAGAAGTGGTTGTATCTCCCCCTGAGGATGACGACCCACCAAATTCTGCAGAGGAGGACACGGTATCACCACAGCTCAGCCGGCGAACGTCCTCGGCGCCACAGAACCTTGAGCTGCAGCCCTTAGAAG GACCACTTGTCTCTCCACACTCTCTCCCGAACAATCTGGACGGCAACAAGGCAGCGGAAAGGCGGCCGTCCAAAGTAGGG GTGGACATGAATTTCATGAGGAAGATTCCTCCGGGCGCAGAGGCGTCTAACGTGCTTGTGGGAGAAGTGGACTTTTTGGAAAAGCCCATAATTGCGTTTGTACGACTGTCACCAGCGGTCCTTATCATCGGCCTCACTGAGGTGCCTGTTCCCACAAG GTTTCTTTTCCTGCTTTTGGGCCCTCATGGTAAAGGAGCACAGTACCATGAAATTGGCAGATCCATGGCCACACTAATGACAGATGAG ATATTTCATGATGTGGCTTACAAGGCCAAAGACCGGACGGACCTCCTGTCTGGGATAGACGAGTTCCTTGATCAGGTGACTGTTTTGCCCCCTGGTGAATGGGACCCCACGATCCGAATAGAACCCCCCAAAAACGTTCCATCTCAG TTGAAGAGAAAGAGACCACAACAGGCCAACGGCAGTGCAGCGCCAGCTGGAGAGCAGGAAAAAGAGGATGACCACCATGCAGGGCCTGAGCTTCAAAGAACTGGGAG GATTTTTGGTGGTTTGATTCTGGACATTAAGCGGAAAGCACCTTTCTACTGGAGCGACGTTAGGGACTCATTCAGTCTTCAGTGTCTAGCCTCCATCCTGTTCCTGTACTGCGCCTGCATGTCCCCCGTCATCACGTTTGGAGGTCTACTCGGAGAGGCAACGAAGGGCAACATA AGTGCAATAGAGTCTCTTTTCGGAGCTTCGCTGACAGGAGTGGCCTACTCCCTCTTCGCAGGCCAGCCCCTCACTATTCTCGGCAGCACTGGGCCTGTTTTAGTGTTTGAAAAGATCCTCTTCAAGTTTTGCAA TGATTATAGCTTATCTTACCTGTCGCTGCGGACCAGCATTGGTCTCTGGACGGCCTTCCTGTGTGCTGTGCTGGTCGCTACAGATGCTAGCTCACTGGTCTGCTACATCACCCGCTTCACAGAGGAGGCCTTTGCGGCACTCATCTGCATAATCTTTATCTACGAGGCTCTGGAGAAGCTGTTTCACCTCGGAGAATACTTTCCTGTCAATATGCACAACAGCTTAGACAATCTGACCTTCTACAC GTGTCAGTGCTTTCCACCAGTCAACGCGTCAGACCAGCTGATGCAGCGGTGGAACCAGACAGGTTACCACAGCTCCGGCTCCATCCCATGGAGCAGCCTCAACGTTTCG ATGTGTAAATGGCTCCATGGGGAGTTTGTGGGTCCTGCCTGTGGTCACCATGGTCCCTACATCCCAGATGTTCTCTTCTGGTCTATCATCCTCTTCTTCACCACCTTCTTTCTATCCTCATTCCTGAAGCAGTTTAAGACAGATAGATACTTCCCCACTAAG GTGCGTTCCACCATCAGTGATTTTGCTGTTTTCATAACCATCATGATCATGGTGTTGGTGGATTATCTGATGGGGATCCCCTCTCCTAAACTGAATGTTCCGGACCGCTTTGAA CCAACTTCTAAGAACAGAGGCTGGTTGATGGATCCATTAGGGGAGAATCCCTGGTGGACGCTGCTGGTGGCGGCACTTCCTGCTTTGCTCTGCACCATCCTCATCTTCATGGACCAGCAGATCACTGCAGTCATCATCAACCGCAAAGAGCACAAGTTAAAG AAAGGCTGTGGCTATCACCTGGATTTGCTGATTGTATCAGTAATGCTGGGCGTGTGCTCTATTATGGGGTTACCATGGTTTGTGGCGGCCACTGTCCTGTCCATTTCCCACGTAAACAGCCTGAAGGTGGAGTCTGGTTGCTCTGCACCAGGAGAACAGCCCAAGTTTCTGGGCATTCGCGAGCAGCGGGTCACAGGATTCATGatctttgtcctcatgggctgttCTGTTTTCATGACGTCAGTTCTGAAG TTTATTCCTATGCCGGTCCTGTATGGAGTCTTTCTCTACATGGGGGTCTCGTCCCTTAAAGGCATACAA TTCTTTGACAGAATCAAACTGTTTGGCATGCCAGCAAAGCACCAGCCTGATCTGATCTACTTGCGCTACGTGCCGCTGTGGAAGGTCCACATATTCACGCTGGTGCAGCTCACCTGTTTGGTTTTGCTCTGGGTCATCAAGGCTTCTGCAGCAGCTGTGGTCTTTCCCATGATG GTTCTGGCACTTGTTTTTATCCGAAAGCTTCTGGATCTTTTTTTTACTAAGAGAGAGTTGAGCTGGCTCGATGACCTGATGCCAGAAAGCAAAAAGAAAACAGAGGATGACAAAAAAATCAAAGCACTTGAAAATCTG GAAGAAGAGTTAGAGGCGCAGGAGGAAGAGGAGTTGGGACTGAAGGTCCGGTTTGGAGGTTCAACTCGGCTCAGCATCTCAGGAAG TTCTGATTGTGACCCACTGGTTGTAAATATCTCTGATGAAATTGTCCGAACGGAAGCGTGGAAGGCTGTGAACTCGAGTGCACAGCCTTGCGTCCCATCTGAGAAGCGTGGTGAAAGGTAG
- the LOC107394552 gene encoding sodium bicarbonate cotransporter 3 isoform X3, with product MEGSTEQMSPLLRRGLDEEAIVDHGKSSFTTHTNYDRDDLESHRAVYVGVHVPLGRENKRRHRHRGHRHHRKKKDRDSEEGKEDGRESPSYDTPSQRVQFILGTEDDDLEHIPHDLFTEMDELSFRDGDAIEWRETARWLKFEEDVEDGGERWSKPYVATLSLHSLFELRSCILNGTVMLDMRANSIEEIADMLIDSMVASGQLKEDLRNKVREAMLKKHHHQNERKLSNRFPLVRSIADIGKKHSDPLLLERNGPLVSPHSLPNNLDGNKAAERRPSKVGVSRESSSVDFSKVDMNFMRKIPPGAEASNVLVGEVDFLEKPIIAFVRLSPAVLIIGLTEVPVPTRFLFLLLGPHGKGAQYHEIGRSMATLMTDEIFHDVAYKAKDRTDLLSGIDEFLDQVTVLPPGEWDPTIRIEPPKNVPSQLKRKRPQQANGSAAPAGEQEKEDDHHAGPELQRTGRIFGGLILDIKRKAPFYWSDVRDSFSLQCLASILFLYCACMSPVITFGGLLGEATKGNISAIESLFGASLTGVAYSLFAGQPLTILGSTGPVLVFEKILFKFCNDYSLSYLSLRTSIGLWTAFLCAVLVATDASSLVCYITRFTEEAFAALICIIFIYEALEKLFHLGEYFPVNMHNSLDNLTFYTCQCFPPVNASDQLMQRWNQTGYHSSGSIPWSSLNVSMCKWLHGEFVGPACGHHGPYIPDVLFWSIILFFTTFFLSSFLKQFKTDRYFPTKVRSTISDFAVFITIMIMVLVDYLMGIPSPKLNVPDRFEPTSKNRGWLMDPLGENPWWTLLVAALPALLCTILIFMDQQITAVIINRKEHKLKKGCGYHLDLLIVSVMLGVCSIMGLPWFVAATVLSISHVNSLKVESGCSAPGEQPKFLGIREQRVTGFMIFVLMGCSVFMTSVLKFIPMPVLYGVFLYMGVSSLKGIQFFDRIKLFGMPAKHQPDLIYLRYVPLWKVHIFTLVQLTCLVLLWVIKASAAAVVFPMMVLALVFIRKLLDLFFTKRELSWLDDLMPESKKKTEDDKKIKALENLEEELEAQEEEELGLKVRFGGSTRLSISGSSDCDPLVVNISDEIVRTEAWKAVNSSAQPCVPSEKRGER from the exons GGTCTAGATGAGGAGGCGATAGTCGATCATGGAAAGTCCAGCTTCACAACCCACACAAACTATGACAGAGATGACTtggaaa GCCACAGAGCGGTGTACGTCGGTGTCCACGTTCCTCTCGGACGAGAAAACAAACGAAGGCACCGCCACAGAGGACACAGACATCACAGAAAGAAGAAGGACAGAGACTCAGAGGAAGGAAAAGAAGATGGAAGAGAATCACCCAGTTATG ACACACCATCACAGAGGGTACAGTTTATCCTGGGAACAGAGGACGATGACCTCGAGCACATCCCCCATGACCTTTTTACTGAGATGGAtgagctctcctttagagatggtGATGCCATTGAGTGGAGAGAAACTGCCAG ATGGTTAAAATTTGAAGAGGATGTGGAAGATGGCGGTGAGAGGTGGAGTAAACCTTACGTGGCCACATTGTCCCTGCACAGCTTGTTTGAGCTGCGTAGCTGCATACTGAACGGTACAGTCATGCTCGATATGAGGGCCAACAGCATCGAGGAAATTGCAG ATATGCTGATAGACAGCATGGTGGCCTCAGGCCAGCTGAAGGAGGATTTGCGCAACAAAGTGCGGGAAGCAATGCTGAAGAAACACCACCATCAGAACGAGAGAAAGCTCAGCAATCGCTTCCCTCTGGTGCGATCCATTGCTGACATAGGCAAGAAACACTCTGACCCACTCTTGCTTGAAAGAAACG GACCACTTGTCTCTCCACACTCTCTCCCGAACAATCTGGACGGCAACAAGGCAGCGGAAAGGCGGCCGTCCAAAGTAGGGGTCAGTAGAGAAAGCAGCAGTGTGGACTTCAGCAAG GTGGACATGAATTTCATGAGGAAGATTCCTCCGGGCGCAGAGGCGTCTAACGTGCTTGTGGGAGAAGTGGACTTTTTGGAAAAGCCCATAATTGCGTTTGTACGACTGTCACCAGCGGTCCTTATCATCGGCCTCACTGAGGTGCCTGTTCCCACAAG GTTTCTTTTCCTGCTTTTGGGCCCTCATGGTAAAGGAGCACAGTACCATGAAATTGGCAGATCCATGGCCACACTAATGACAGATGAG ATATTTCATGATGTGGCTTACAAGGCCAAAGACCGGACGGACCTCCTGTCTGGGATAGACGAGTTCCTTGATCAGGTGACTGTTTTGCCCCCTGGTGAATGGGACCCCACGATCCGAATAGAACCCCCCAAAAACGTTCCATCTCAG TTGAAGAGAAAGAGACCACAACAGGCCAACGGCAGTGCAGCGCCAGCTGGAGAGCAGGAAAAAGAGGATGACCACCATGCAGGGCCTGAGCTTCAAAGAACTGGGAG GATTTTTGGTGGTTTGATTCTGGACATTAAGCGGAAAGCACCTTTCTACTGGAGCGACGTTAGGGACTCATTCAGTCTTCAGTGTCTAGCCTCCATCCTGTTCCTGTACTGCGCCTGCATGTCCCCCGTCATCACGTTTGGAGGTCTACTCGGAGAGGCAACGAAGGGCAACATA AGTGCAATAGAGTCTCTTTTCGGAGCTTCGCTGACAGGAGTGGCCTACTCCCTCTTCGCAGGCCAGCCCCTCACTATTCTCGGCAGCACTGGGCCTGTTTTAGTGTTTGAAAAGATCCTCTTCAAGTTTTGCAA TGATTATAGCTTATCTTACCTGTCGCTGCGGACCAGCATTGGTCTCTGGACGGCCTTCCTGTGTGCTGTGCTGGTCGCTACAGATGCTAGCTCACTGGTCTGCTACATCACCCGCTTCACAGAGGAGGCCTTTGCGGCACTCATCTGCATAATCTTTATCTACGAGGCTCTGGAGAAGCTGTTTCACCTCGGAGAATACTTTCCTGTCAATATGCACAACAGCTTAGACAATCTGACCTTCTACAC GTGTCAGTGCTTTCCACCAGTCAACGCGTCAGACCAGCTGATGCAGCGGTGGAACCAGACAGGTTACCACAGCTCCGGCTCCATCCCATGGAGCAGCCTCAACGTTTCG ATGTGTAAATGGCTCCATGGGGAGTTTGTGGGTCCTGCCTGTGGTCACCATGGTCCCTACATCCCAGATGTTCTCTTCTGGTCTATCATCCTCTTCTTCACCACCTTCTTTCTATCCTCATTCCTGAAGCAGTTTAAGACAGATAGATACTTCCCCACTAAG GTGCGTTCCACCATCAGTGATTTTGCTGTTTTCATAACCATCATGATCATGGTGTTGGTGGATTATCTGATGGGGATCCCCTCTCCTAAACTGAATGTTCCGGACCGCTTTGAA CCAACTTCTAAGAACAGAGGCTGGTTGATGGATCCATTAGGGGAGAATCCCTGGTGGACGCTGCTGGTGGCGGCACTTCCTGCTTTGCTCTGCACCATCCTCATCTTCATGGACCAGCAGATCACTGCAGTCATCATCAACCGCAAAGAGCACAAGTTAAAG AAAGGCTGTGGCTATCACCTGGATTTGCTGATTGTATCAGTAATGCTGGGCGTGTGCTCTATTATGGGGTTACCATGGTTTGTGGCGGCCACTGTCCTGTCCATTTCCCACGTAAACAGCCTGAAGGTGGAGTCTGGTTGCTCTGCACCAGGAGAACAGCCCAAGTTTCTGGGCATTCGCGAGCAGCGGGTCACAGGATTCATGatctttgtcctcatgggctgttCTGTTTTCATGACGTCAGTTCTGAAG TTTATTCCTATGCCGGTCCTGTATGGAGTCTTTCTCTACATGGGGGTCTCGTCCCTTAAAGGCATACAA TTCTTTGACAGAATCAAACTGTTTGGCATGCCAGCAAAGCACCAGCCTGATCTGATCTACTTGCGCTACGTGCCGCTGTGGAAGGTCCACATATTCACGCTGGTGCAGCTCACCTGTTTGGTTTTGCTCTGGGTCATCAAGGCTTCTGCAGCAGCTGTGGTCTTTCCCATGATG GTTCTGGCACTTGTTTTTATCCGAAAGCTTCTGGATCTTTTTTTTACTAAGAGAGAGTTGAGCTGGCTCGATGACCTGATGCCAGAAAGCAAAAAGAAAACAGAGGATGACAAAAAAATCAAAGCACTTGAAAATCTG GAAGAAGAGTTAGAGGCGCAGGAGGAAGAGGAGTTGGGACTGAAGGTCCGGTTTGGAGGTTCAACTCGGCTCAGCATCTCAGGAAG TTCTGATTGTGACCCACTGGTTGTAAATATCTCTGATGAAATTGTCCGAACGGAAGCGTGGAAGGCTGTGAACTCGAGTGCACAGCCTTGCGTCCCATCTGAGAAGCGTGGTGAAAGGTAG